One stretch of Prunus persica cultivar Lovell chromosome G1, Prunus_persica_NCBIv2, whole genome shotgun sequence DNA includes these proteins:
- the LOC18789026 gene encoding uncharacterized protein LOC18789026 isoform X3: MEGGYRGTNDSELRRSVSNDRTSSATTSLRRRSFSLSGAQPSQIDDDIESERVSEAGDIGDRALHSNRHSESGSIRLLPSEDIQLQSYGFWGRDPVTSSAISPVSPLPEEIISPLSIDAVVCHEDKKQETTTKLPKLLEYGSCMTHLAVFGILGVLTRYLLQKLFGPGVVGVTSNQTILYLDLPSNMVGSFLMGWFGVVFKGDISYMSDHLAIGLSTGYLGSLTTFSGWNQKMLELSVEGHWVFVLLGFLIGLFLAAYSIIVGVETAKGFRKLLERSSGCGITSSGTSWRVDSHKRHLVVLAVFSLMLISLWSVSGVLLREEFSSDSSEAQLWLACIVGPLGVWIRWFLARLNGRGLGRMGLLKWFPFGTLIANVSAACVMAALSTVKKEVDTKTCDIVATGIQFGLLGCLSTVSTFIAEFNAMRESKYPWRAYTYAMVTICTSFGLGTLIYSVPVWTKGYK; this comes from the exons ATGGAGGGAGGGTACCGTGGGACTAATGACTCTGAACTCAGACGAAGTGTATCAAATGATCGAACAAGCAGTGCCACGACTTCATTAAGGAGGCGTTCTTTTAGTTTATCAGGTGCTCAGCCTTCCCAAATAGATGATGACATTGAAAGTGAGCGTGTTTCAGAGGCAGGAGATATAGGGGATCGGGCTCTTCACAGCAACAGGCACAGTGAGAGTGGCAGCATCCGCTTGTTGCCTTCAGAGGATATTCAACTGCAATCCTATGGGTTCTGGGGTCGTGATCCGGTTACATCCTCTGCAATATCCCCTGTCTCACCCTTGCCAGAGGAAATCATATCTCCTCTTTCCATTGATGCAGTCGTATGCCATGAGGACAAAAAGcaa GAAACCACAACAAAGTTGCCAAAATTGTTGGAGTATGGTTCATGTATGACTCATTTAGCCGTTTTTGGCATTCTTGGG GTGTTAACGAGATATCTGCTGCAAAAGTTGTTTGGCCccggagttgttggtgtaacAAGCAACCAAACCATTCTCTACCTCGACCTTCCTTCTAATatg GTTGGTTCTTTCTTGATGGGGTGGTTTGGTGTTGTTTTCAAAGGAGATATTTCATATATGTCAGATcatttggccattggattatCAACCGGTTACTTGGGAAGCCTTACAACTTTCAGTGGGTGGAACCAGAAAATGCTTGAACTCAGTGTTGAAGgccattgggtttttgttcTGCTGGGTTTCTTAATAG GTCTGTTTCTTGCGGCCTACTCCATCATTGTTGGGGTAGAGACAGCTAAGGGTTTTAGGAAGCTTCTTGAAAGGAGTTCAGGATGTGGTATAACTAGCTCTGGCACAAGCTGGAGGGTTGACAGCCACAAGCGTCACTTGGTAGTTTTAGCTGTGTTTTCACTGATGCTAATTTCTCtatggagtgtaagtggagtATTGCTAAGGGAGGAGTTTAGCAGTGACAGCAGTGAGGCGCAACTATGGTTGGCTTGCATAGTTGGACCTCTAGGTGTGTGGATCAGGTGGTTCTTAGCCAGGCTCAATGGACGTGGATTAGGCAGGATGGGGTTGTTGAAATGGTTTCCATTTGGTACTCTAATTGCCAATGTTTCTGCAGCTTGTGTCATGGCAGCTCTGTCTACTGTGAAGAAAGAG GTGGATACTAAGACGTGTGATATTGTTGCAACAGGCATACAATTTGGATTGCTGGGCTGCCTGAGTACCGTTTCTACCTTCATTGCTGAGTTCAATGCAATGAGAGAAAGCAAATACCCCTGGAGAGCATACACATATGCCATGGTTACGATATGTACCTCGTTTGGTTTGGGGACCCTGATATATTCTGTACCTGTTTGGACAAAGGGATACAAGTAG
- the LOC18789026 gene encoding uncharacterized protein LOC18789026 isoform X1 has translation MEGGYRGTNDSELRRSVSNDRTSSATTSLRRRSFSLSGAQPSQIDDDIESERVSEAGDIGDRALHSNRHSESGSIRLLPSEDIQLQSYGFWGRDPVTSSAISPVSPLPEEIISPLSIDAVVCHEDKKQETTTKLPKLLEYGSCMTHLAVFGILGVLTRYLLQKLFGPGVVGVTSNQTILYLDLPSNMVGSFLMGWFGVVFKGDISYMSDHLAIGLSTGYLGSLTTFSGWNQKMLELSVEGHWVFVLLGFLIGLFLAAYSIIVGVETAKGFRKLLERSSGCGITSSGTSWRVDSHKRHLVVLAVFSLMLISLWSVSGVLLREEFSSDSSEAQLWLACIVGPLGVWIRWFLARLNGRGLGRMGLLKWFPFGTLIANVSAACVMAALSTVKKEPLSRIPEVHCLLRQNFVLPSPSTQLRFTSGICPEVHHRARSCGFILQCLAEMSKSPPNHVDFVVAHLSTFFSVDTKTCDIVATGIQFGLLGCLSTVSTFIAEFNAMRESKYPWRAYTYAMVTICTSFGLGTLIYSVPVWTKGYK, from the exons ATGGAGGGAGGGTACCGTGGGACTAATGACTCTGAACTCAGACGAAGTGTATCAAATGATCGAACAAGCAGTGCCACGACTTCATTAAGGAGGCGTTCTTTTAGTTTATCAGGTGCTCAGCCTTCCCAAATAGATGATGACATTGAAAGTGAGCGTGTTTCAGAGGCAGGAGATATAGGGGATCGGGCTCTTCACAGCAACAGGCACAGTGAGAGTGGCAGCATCCGCTTGTTGCCTTCAGAGGATATTCAACTGCAATCCTATGGGTTCTGGGGTCGTGATCCGGTTACATCCTCTGCAATATCCCCTGTCTCACCCTTGCCAGAGGAAATCATATCTCCTCTTTCCATTGATGCAGTCGTATGCCATGAGGACAAAAAGcaa GAAACCACAACAAAGTTGCCAAAATTGTTGGAGTATGGTTCATGTATGACTCATTTAGCCGTTTTTGGCATTCTTGGG GTGTTAACGAGATATCTGCTGCAAAAGTTGTTTGGCCccggagttgttggtgtaacAAGCAACCAAACCATTCTCTACCTCGACCTTCCTTCTAATatg GTTGGTTCTTTCTTGATGGGGTGGTTTGGTGTTGTTTTCAAAGGAGATATTTCATATATGTCAGATcatttggccattggattatCAACCGGTTACTTGGGAAGCCTTACAACTTTCAGTGGGTGGAACCAGAAAATGCTTGAACTCAGTGTTGAAGgccattgggtttttgttcTGCTGGGTTTCTTAATAG GTCTGTTTCTTGCGGCCTACTCCATCATTGTTGGGGTAGAGACAGCTAAGGGTTTTAGGAAGCTTCTTGAAAGGAGTTCAGGATGTGGTATAACTAGCTCTGGCACAAGCTGGAGGGTTGACAGCCACAAGCGTCACTTGGTAGTTTTAGCTGTGTTTTCACTGATGCTAATTTCTCtatggagtgtaagtggagtATTGCTAAGGGAGGAGTTTAGCAGTGACAGCAGTGAGGCGCAACTATGGTTGGCTTGCATAGTTGGACCTCTAGGTGTGTGGATCAGGTGGTTCTTAGCCAGGCTCAATGGACGTGGATTAGGCAGGATGGGGTTGTTGAAATGGTTTCCATTTGGTACTCTAATTGCCAATGTTTCTGCAGCTTGTGTCATGGCAGCTCTGTCTACTGTGAAGAAAGAG CCTCTTAGCAGAATCCCTGAAGTTCACTGTCTTCTGCGACAAAATTTTGTGTTACCTTCGCCAAGTACACAACTGAGGTTCACTTCTGGGATTTGCCCCGAAGTTCACCATAGAGCCAGATCGTGTGGATTTATTTTACAGTGTTTGGCAGAAATGTCCAAGTCCCCTCCAAACCATGTGGATTTTGTCGTTGCTCATTTATCTACTTTTTTTTCC GTGGATACTAAGACGTGTGATATTGTTGCAACAGGCATACAATTTGGATTGCTGGGCTGCCTGAGTACCGTTTCTACCTTCATTGCTGAGTTCAATGCAATGAGAGAAAGCAAATACCCCTGGAGAGCATACACATATGCCATGGTTACGATATGTACCTCGTTTGGTTTGGGGACCCTGATATATTCTGTACCTGTTTGGACAAAGGGATACAAGTAG
- the LOC18789026 gene encoding uncharacterized protein LOC18789026 isoform X2 — protein MEGGYRGTNDSELRRSVSNDRTSSATTSLRRRSFSLSGAQPSQIDDDIESERVSEAGDIGDRALHSNRHSESGSIRLLPSEDIQLQSYGFWGRDPVTSSAISPVSPLPEEIISPLSIDAVVCHEDKKQETTTKLPKLLEYGSCMTHLAVFGILGVLTRYLLQKLFGPGVVGVTSNQTILYLDLPSNMVGSFLMGWFGVVFKGDISYMSDHLAIGLSTGYLGSLTTFSGWNQKMLELSVEGHWVFVLLGFLIGLFLAAYSIIVGVETAKGFRKLLERSSGCGITSSGTSWRVDSHKRHLVVLAVFSLMLISLWSVSGVLLREEFSSDSSEAQLWLACIVGPLGVWIRWFLARLNGRGLGRMGLLKWFPFGTLIANVSAACVMAALSTVKKEPLSRIPEVHCLLRQNFVLPSPSTQLRFTSGICPEVHHRARSCGFILQCLAEMSKSPPNHVDFVVAHLSTFFSVSFHS, from the exons ATGGAGGGAGGGTACCGTGGGACTAATGACTCTGAACTCAGACGAAGTGTATCAAATGATCGAACAAGCAGTGCCACGACTTCATTAAGGAGGCGTTCTTTTAGTTTATCAGGTGCTCAGCCTTCCCAAATAGATGATGACATTGAAAGTGAGCGTGTTTCAGAGGCAGGAGATATAGGGGATCGGGCTCTTCACAGCAACAGGCACAGTGAGAGTGGCAGCATCCGCTTGTTGCCTTCAGAGGATATTCAACTGCAATCCTATGGGTTCTGGGGTCGTGATCCGGTTACATCCTCTGCAATATCCCCTGTCTCACCCTTGCCAGAGGAAATCATATCTCCTCTTTCCATTGATGCAGTCGTATGCCATGAGGACAAAAAGcaa GAAACCACAACAAAGTTGCCAAAATTGTTGGAGTATGGTTCATGTATGACTCATTTAGCCGTTTTTGGCATTCTTGGG GTGTTAACGAGATATCTGCTGCAAAAGTTGTTTGGCCccggagttgttggtgtaacAAGCAACCAAACCATTCTCTACCTCGACCTTCCTTCTAATatg GTTGGTTCTTTCTTGATGGGGTGGTTTGGTGTTGTTTTCAAAGGAGATATTTCATATATGTCAGATcatttggccattggattatCAACCGGTTACTTGGGAAGCCTTACAACTTTCAGTGGGTGGAACCAGAAAATGCTTGAACTCAGTGTTGAAGgccattgggtttttgttcTGCTGGGTTTCTTAATAG GTCTGTTTCTTGCGGCCTACTCCATCATTGTTGGGGTAGAGACAGCTAAGGGTTTTAGGAAGCTTCTTGAAAGGAGTTCAGGATGTGGTATAACTAGCTCTGGCACAAGCTGGAGGGTTGACAGCCACAAGCGTCACTTGGTAGTTTTAGCTGTGTTTTCACTGATGCTAATTTCTCtatggagtgtaagtggagtATTGCTAAGGGAGGAGTTTAGCAGTGACAGCAGTGAGGCGCAACTATGGTTGGCTTGCATAGTTGGACCTCTAGGTGTGTGGATCAGGTGGTTCTTAGCCAGGCTCAATGGACGTGGATTAGGCAGGATGGGGTTGTTGAAATGGTTTCCATTTGGTACTCTAATTGCCAATGTTTCTGCAGCTTGTGTCATGGCAGCTCTGTCTACTGTGAAGAAAGAG CCTCTTAGCAGAATCCCTGAAGTTCACTGTCTTCTGCGACAAAATTTTGTGTTACCTTCGCCAAGTACACAACTGAGGTTCACTTCTGGGATTTGCCCCGAAGTTCACCATAGAGCCAGATCGTGTGGATTTATTTTACAGTGTTTGGCAGAAATGTCCAAGTCCCCTCCAAACCATGTGGATTTTGTCGTTGCTCATTTATCTACTTTTTTTTCCGTATCTTTCCACTCCTAA
- the LOC109946804 gene encoding glycine-rich protein 2-like, producing MADTARSTGTVKWFSAQKGFGFIAPDDGTEDLFVHQTSIQSDGFRTLSEGQPVDFLVELGEDGRTKAVDVVASIARSRGPGFDHGRGRGRFGGRGGGYGGRGVGNGGGGRGGYGRFGGGYDVGRGGGRGGGYSGGYGGGRGGGECYNCGGFGHLARDCIQDGGGGGGVGRFGGGGRGYGSRGGGGGRGCYNCGGEGHLARECPNDQK from the coding sequence ATGGCGGACACCGCGAGATCCACGGGCACAGTCAAGTGGTTCAGCGCGCAGAAGGGGTTCGGCTTCATCGCCCCCGACGACGGCACCGAAGATCTCTTCGTCCACCAGACCTCGATCCAATCCGACGGCTTCCGGACCCTCTCGGAGGGCCAGCCCGTCGACTTCCTCGTCGAATTAGGCGAAGACGGACGCACCAAAGCCGTCGACGTCGTCGCCTCTATCGCCCGATCCCGAGGTCCCGGCTTTGACCATGGCCGTGGACGCGGCCGTTTTGGCGGGAGGGGTGGCGGTTATGGCGGGAGAGGGGTAGGCAATGGAGGCGGCGGGCGTGGTGGTTATGGAAGGTTCGGTGGAGGGTATGATGTCGGGAGAGGCGGCGGGAGGGGTGGCGGTTATAGTGGTGGTTACGGTGGTGGTCGCGGCGGTGGCGAGTGCTACAATTGCGGCGGATTTGGGCATTTGGCTAGGGACTGTATTCAGGACGGCGGCGGCGGTGGCGGTGTTGGAAGATTTGGTGGCGGTGGTCGAGGATACGGTAGCCGTGGAGGCGGTGGTGGCCGTGGGTGTTATAATTGCGGAGGGGAAGGGCATTTGGCAAGGGAATGTCCTAATGACCAGAAGTGA
- the LOC18789560 gene encoding auxin transporter-like protein 3, which produces MASEKVETVIAGSYVEMEREGEEMDSKTTKSKLSTFLWHGGSAYDAWFSCASNQVAQVLLTLPYSFSQLGLLSGILFQLFYGLMGSWTAYLISLLYVEHRTRKEREKVDFRNHVIQWFEVLDGLLGKHWRNVGLFFNCTFLLFGSVIQLIACASNIYYINDNLDKRTWTYIFGACCATTVFIPSFHNYRIWSFLGLIMTTYTAWYLTIASLIHGKVEGVKHSGPTTMVLYFTGATNILYTFGGHAVTVEIMHAMWKPQKFKLIYLMATLYVLTLTLPSASAVYWAFGDNLLTHSNALALLPRTGFRDTAVVLMLIHQFITFGFACTPLYFVWEKFIQMHETKSMLKRALARLPVVIPIWFLAIIFPFFGPINSTVGSLLVSFTVYIIPALAHMVTFASASARENAVERPPSLLGGWAGSYAINSFVVVWVLIVGFGFGGWASMLNFIRQVDTFGLFTKCYQCPPHKA; this is translated from the exons ATGGCTTCTGAGAAGGTTGAGACTGTTATAGCCGGAAGCTACGTAGAAATGGAAAGAGAAGGGGAAGAGATGGACTCAAAGACAACTAAGAGCAAGCTCTCCACCTTTCTTTGGCATGGCGGCTCAGCCTATGATGCATGGTTTAGCTGTGCTTCTAATCAG GTTGCCCAAGTGCTTCTCACACTGCCATACTCATTTTCACAGCTGGGTTTGCTATCTGGGATTCTATTTCAGCTTTTCTATGGCTTGATGGGAAGCTGGACTGCTTACCTCATCAGTCTGCTCTATGTTGAGCACAGAACtagaaaggaaagagaaaaggttGATTTTAGGAACCATGTAATTCAG TGGTTTGAAGTTCTTGATGGGTTGCTGGGGAAGCACTGGAGGAATGTTGGCCTCTTTTTCAACTGCACTTTTCTTCTGTTCGGATCTGTAATTCAGTTAATTGCCTGTGCAag TAACATCTACTACATAAACGACAATCTTGACAAGAGGACTTGGACTTATATCTTTGGAGCTTGCTGTGCTACAACTGTCTTCATCCCCTCCTTCCATAATTACAGAATTTGGTCATTCTTGGGGCTCATTATGACCACCTACACTGCTTGGTATCTCACCATTGCTTCCCTTATCCATGGAAAG GTTGAGGGAGTGAAGCACTCGGGTCCAACCACAATGGTTCTCTACTTCACTGGGGCTACTAACATTCTCTACACATTTGGTGGACATGCTGTTACAGT GGAGATTATGCATGCAATGTGGAAGCCACAGAAATTCAAGTTGATATACTTGATGGCCACACTCTATGTGCTGACCTTAACTCTGCCATCAGCTTCTGCTGTTTACTGGGCTTTTGGGGACAATCTCTTGACTCATTCCAATGCTCTAGCTTTGCTTCCAAGGACTGGATTTAGAGACACTGCTGTTGTGCTCATGCTCATCCATCAG TTTATCACATTTGGATTTGCTTGCACCCCTTTGTACTTTGTGTGGGAGAAATTCATTCAAATGCATGAGACCAAGAGCATGTTGAAGAGGGCCCTGGCTAGGCTCCCAGTGGTGATCCCAATTTGGTTCCTTGCTATCATATTCCCATTCTTTGGGCCCATCAACTCAACTGTTGGATCTCTTCTTGTCAGCTTTACTGTCTACATAATTCCTGCTTTAGCTCACATGGTCACCTTTGCTTCTGCATCTGCTAGAGAG AATGCTGTAGAGAGACCACCATCATTGTTGGGAGGCTGGGCTGGCTCATACGCCATTAACAGCTTTGTGGTGGTTTGGGTTTTGATAGTGGGATTTGGGTTTGGAGGGTGGGCAAGCATGCTCAACTTCATACGACAAGTCGACACATTTGGTCTATTCACCAAGTGCTACCAATGCCCCCCACACAAAGCTTGA